A region from the Brassica napus cultivar Da-Ae chromosome C8, Da-Ae, whole genome shotgun sequence genome encodes:
- the LOC125591977 gene encoding uncharacterized protein LOC125591977, which translates to MHVFFICRFAKEVWKLIPLKNPVHIAADLDFKNAMILFRRATCLLPTRIKHSILPWVCWLLWTARNKLIFEDKTSTPADLAIKALTAAREWDRAQPTSTKSASFGVSNQMSSNQRSAYLSKITCKVDAAWDSSTKKAGIAWIRPEHPGLYVGFGSGFIGSGSFGS; encoded by the coding sequence atgcatgttttcttcatctgtcGTTTTGCAAAGGAAGTCTGGAAACTCATCCCGTTAAAGAATCCAGTTCACATAGCTGCTGATCTAGACTTCAAGAACGCAATGATTCTCTTCCGAAGAGCCACTTGTCTACTGCCGACAAGAATCAAACATAGCATCCTTCCCTGGGTATGCTGGTTGCTCTGGACTGCTCGAAATAAACTCATCTTCGAAGACAAAACCTCTACACCTGCGGATCTAGCGATAAAGGCTTTAACAGCAGCAAGGGAGTGGGATCGAGCACAACCTACATCAACAAAGTCAGCATCTTTTGGCGTGTCAAACCAAATGTCCTCAAATCAACGAAGCGCTTACCTGTCGAAGATAACATGCAAGGTTGACGCCGCTTGGGATTCCTCCACGAAGAAAGCGGGAATTGCCTGGATTAGGCCTGAGCATCCGGGTCTTTAcgtcgggttcgggtcgggttttatCGGGTCCGGGTCCTTCGGTTCCTAG